A genomic segment from Desulfovibrio sp. encodes:
- a CDS encoding ABC transporter substrate-binding protein, translating into MVDLRKNALGFALRTVRMLLGLLVAISFWGVGAANFAAAAEVWHVGTWKTAQTIQPFLYEKYAAPANPGLQVEARPFTNPADQKSALLAGSLDMTGTTLALAIQAASRGEPIRLVAALGNKCSALVVAKDGPIKSTADLRGKRIAYVPGTMHEILLREVLHREGINPDKDVTLMRIDFFDMGTALAKGNVDAFLSGEPFPTQAGMQGYGRILAYPYYGDSIGTINSGMLMREDFIQVHPEQTLRMVAAHKAATEALTADRKLWLDTAANLFGVDRNLLQASADNIELAWDMDDVFMRRLAALGARMKELGIIKQEPDYNKLVDRSFVNALRTTTSKHD; encoded by the coding sequence GTGGTTGATCTGAGAAAAAATGCTTTAGGCTTTGCCTTGCGCACCGTGCGCATGCTTTTAGGTCTGTTGGTTGCCATAAGTTTTTGGGGTGTGGGTGCAGCAAATTTCGCAGCTGCAGCAGAAGTCTGGCATGTGGGTACCTGGAAGACAGCCCAGACCATACAGCCCTTTTTGTACGAGAAATACGCTGCTCCAGCGAATCCCGGCCTTCAGGTAGAAGCGCGCCCCTTTACCAACCCTGCCGACCAAAAGTCGGCGCTGCTTGCAGGCAGTCTGGATATGACAGGCACCACGCTGGCCTTGGCCATTCAGGCGGCCTCACGGGGCGAGCCGATACGGCTGGTTGCAGCGCTGGGCAACAAGTGTTCGGCTCTTGTGGTGGCAAAAGATGGGCCCATAAAAAGCACTGCCGACCTGCGAGGAAAGCGCATTGCCTATGTGCCCGGCACCATGCACGAAATTTTGTTGCGTGAGGTTCTGCACCGCGAGGGCATCAACCCCGATAAAGATGTCACGCTCATGCGCATTGATTTTTTTGACATGGGCACAGCCCTTGCCAAGGGCAATGTGGATGCGTTTCTGTCAGGTGAGCCTTTCCCCACGCAGGCCGGTATGCAGGGGTACGGGCGTATTTTGGCCTACCCTTATTATGGCGACAGCATAGGAACCATCAACAGCGGCATGCTCATGCGTGAAGATTTTATACAGGTGCACCCAGAGCAGACCTTGCGGATGGTGGCAGCGCACAAGGCCGCCACAGAGGCTTTGACAGCGGACAGAAAGTTGTGGCTGGACACGGCGGCGAACCTGTTTGGCGTGGACAGAAATTTGCTACAGGCATCTGCCGACAATATTGAACTGGCCTGGGACATGGATGATGTATTCATGCGCCGTCTGGCTGCCTTGGGCGCGCGCATGAAAGAGCTTGGCATCATCAAGCAGGAGCCGGATTACAATAAACTTGTTGATCGCAGCTTTGTAAACGCCTTGCGGACAACCACCAGCAAGCATGACTGA
- a CDS encoding ABC transporter permease: protein MTDSWKYRVLPWCFPLLVLAIWWGATGLEVVPHWLLPSPAEVAHTMLAYLAGSSGAPYDGRFWHDAAASLWRVACGYALAVIPGLILGLWSGRSATLARLLGSSINGIKSVPGISWLPLALIWLGVGFMTTVSLIALAGFFPVYFSAAAAAASVPPNLINAGRMLGLSRQKLFVSVILPWAMPQICAGLRVALGMSFAYLVLGELTGVPDGLGALIMDARMNGRVDLLLSGIVLIALLGSVCDALLVRLLSLAPGVVR, encoded by the coding sequence ATGACTGATAGCTGGAAATACCGAGTTTTGCCTTGGTGCTTTCCGCTGCTGGTACTGGCGATATGGTGGGGCGCAACGGGCCTCGAAGTGGTGCCCCATTGGCTGCTTCCTTCCCCGGCAGAAGTGGCGCACACCATGCTTGCATATCTGGCTGGGAGTTCCGGCGCACCCTATGACGGGCGCTTTTGGCATGACGCTGCTGCAAGCCTGTGGCGTGTGGCCTGTGGGTACGCACTTGCTGTCATTCCCGGTCTGATTCTGGGATTGTGGTCTGGCAGAAGTGCAACCCTCGCGCGCCTGCTTGGCTCCTCCATCAACGGCATAAAGTCTGTGCCTGGTATAAGCTGGTTGCCCCTTGCGCTTATCTGGCTTGGGGTGGGTTTTATGACCACCGTGAGCCTTATCGCTTTGGCTGGTTTCTTCCCTGTATACTTCAGCGCAGCGGCAGCCGCAGCTTCGGTGCCGCCCAACCTGATCAACGCGGGTCGCATGCTCGGCCTTTCCCGTCAGAAGCTTTTTGTTTCTGTGATTCTGCCCTGGGCCATGCCGCAGATATGCGCGGGCCTGCGGGTGGCGCTGGGTATGAGTTTTGCCTATCTGGTGCTGGGAGAACTGACCGGTGTGCCGGACGGCCTTGGGGCACTGATTATGGACGCCCGCATGAATGGGCGGGTAGATCTGCTGTTAAGTGGCATTGTACTGATTGCCTTGCTGGGGAGTGTATGTGATGCCCTGCTTGTACGCCTGTTATCCCTTGCGCCCGGTGTTGTGCGATGA
- a CDS encoding ABC transporter ATP-binding protein — MKEFFRCCGLRKSYGEHVVLPGIDLVLEQGSITALIGASGCGKSTFLHVAAGFIVSDGGDLLLDGLPCAGPGPDRVMVFQDDALFPWLNVRENVEFGLKTAGMPHAQRQKHVREMLKLVGLEQWEAALPSTLSGGMRQRVALARALVLSPKLLLLDEPFAALDAITRGRMQRLLADLQLKTGVTVLLVTHDVAEACLLADIIHLMGTGLGIVETWKADAPRPRDFEDAGFNKLKAQIGLKLEAGM; from the coding sequence ATGAAGGAATTTTTCAGATGTTGCGGCCTGCGAAAAAGTTATGGCGAGCATGTTGTTTTACCCGGCATTGATCTGGTTCTAGAGCAAGGTTCCATAACTGCGCTCATAGGGGCCAGTGGTTGCGGTAAAAGTACCTTTCTGCATGTGGCTGCCGGATTCATAGTGAGTGATGGTGGAGACTTGCTGCTTGACGGCCTTCCTTGTGCAGGGCCGGGGCCTGACAGGGTTATGGTGTTTCAGGACGATGCCCTGTTTCCCTGGCTGAACGTGCGCGAAAATGTTGAGTTCGGATTGAAAACAGCAGGCATGCCACATGCCCAGCGGCAGAAGCATGTAAGGGAAATGTTGAAGCTTGTGGGGCTGGAACAGTGGGAGGCCGCCTTGCCTTCGACGCTTTCAGGCGGCATGCGGCAGCGTGTCGCCTTGGCGCGCGCATTGGTGCTGAGTCCAAAGCTTTTGCTTCTTGATGAACCTTTTGCTGCACTGGATGCTATTACCCGTGGCCGTATGCAGCGGCTGTTGGCTGACTTGCAGCTTAAAACCGGGGTTACAGTTTTGCTCGTGACACACGATGTTGCCGAAGCATGCCTGCTGGCCGATATTATACACCTTATGGGCACAGGGCTTGGCATTGTAGAAACTTGGAAGGCTGACGCCCCACGCCCAAGAGATTTTGAAGACGCGGGCTTTAACAAATTGAAAGCGCAAATTGGTTTAAAGCTGGAAGCTGGTATGTGA